Within the Nitrospira sp. genome, the region GCCACAAAAATTCCGGTTCACCTTGGGTTTTGGCTACCCATCGCGCCATGACGAACAAGGCATCACTCAACCGGTTCAGATACTTATTGAGCTCGGCGGACACGTCCTCTTCGCGGCTCAGCTTAATACACTCTCGCTCGGCTCGCCGACAGATGGTTCGGGCCTGATGGAGCGTCGCCGAGACCATGCCCCCGCCCGGCAGAATAAACTCCTTCAGCGGAGCCAATTCCTCCTGACAACGATCGATCATCTGCTCGAGCCTGGTCACATCGTCGGCCGTGACGGTCGGCATGTTCGGAAAGGTCTGCCCTGGCGCAGTGGCGAGCAGACTCCCGACATCGAACAATTTATTCTGAACCCAGCGCAGGTCAGCCTCGAGTTGCGCCGCAGCGGCAGACGTGCCCCCGCCCTCGGCATTCATGGCTCGGACCAAGCCCACGGACGCATTCAGCTCATCGACCGTGCCGTAGGCCTCGACTCGCTGGCAATCCTTCCACACCTGCTGCCCGCCGGCCAGCCGTGTTTGGCCTGCGTCGCCCGTTCTTGTATAGACCTTGGTGATCCGCATGCCCGTATCCTTTCCCATGGGTCGCCCACAGTTCCAGGTTCACTCTCGTGGGACCTACGCATAGACGCGCGCTGTCTCAGGACATGGGCCGCATGGGCTCAGGTCCCAGCTTCCCGTCTGCCACCAGTTGAAGGCACACAGGGCAGAGACAGTCCTGATACCGCGCCGCAATCCAATCCATTTGCGCTTCAGTGATCCCGATCTTCCCGCACCAACATTGATACCCCACACACGCAAAGGGCTGCCGGCAGTGCTCACAGGTCTTGCTGACCGGCCCTCTCAAAACTCCACCCCCGCCTGTGCCTTGATCCCCTTCCGAAAGGGATGCTTCACCTGTTTCATTTCCGTGACCAGATCCGCCGCCTCGATCAGCCCCGGAGGCGCTCCTCGGCCGGTGATCACCACGTGCTGCATGGGAGGACGAGCCTGTACGCGCGGCAGCACCTGATCGAGATCCACATACCCATGCTGAAGAACAATGTTGAATTCGTCGAGAATCACCATCGCATAGGACGCGTCCGTCAGCAACTCACAGGCCTTCGCCCAGGCCTCCTGCGCACATCTCGTATCGCGCTCACGATCCTGTGTTTCCCAGGTGTACCCCTCGCCCATCCGCAGAAACGTCACGCGGTCGCCGAATGACCGGAGCATCCGCTCTTCGGCCGTGTCGATGGCACCCTTGATGAACTGCACGACCGCCACTTTCATCCCGTGGCCGAGCACACGCAGCGCCATGCCGAGCGCGGCCGTGGTCTTACCCTTCCCCGCCCCGGTATGGACGATCAACAAGCCCTTCTCCTCCTGCGCCGCTTCAATACGGCGATCCACCGACGCCTTCAGGCGCTGCATTCTGGCTGTATGGTCGTCTGGCTGCGTCATCTCATTCCGTTCGGCATGAGGTCATATCCCGGCGCGCCTGACGTGCTGCCGCAAGCAGGTGGCCGACGACCTCTGGACAACTGGCGAAGTGCTGATGACTATACAACGCCAGGGTGTTTCGCCTCACCACCCCGTCTGATCCAACCGGCTTGCCGTCGGCATCCGCGAGCGCACAGGCATAGTGCAGGTCGCCGGTGGGCTCAAGCCGCGAATAGTGGAACTCATGCCCTCGCAGCTCCGTGCCCTCCAGGCCGAGCAGACAAGAATGAGTCACCCGCACGGTTCGATACCCCAACGTCATCCCGTCGTTCCGCATCACCGCCTCGGCAGGCACGACGCCGACCATATCGTGTCGGCGCCCTGCCCCGTCACGGATTGCCTCCGTCAGATACATCAATCCACCACACTCCGCATAGATTGCCCCACCCTGCGTGCTGAATGTCCGCACGGC harbors:
- a CDS encoding cob(I)yrinic acid a,c-diamide adenosyltransferase — protein: MRITKVYTRTGDAGQTRLAGGQQVWKDCQRVEAYGTVDELNASVGLVRAMNAEGGGTSAAAAQLEADLRWVQNKLFDVGSLLATAPGQTFPNMPTVTADDVTRLEQMIDRCQEELAPLKEFILPGGGMVSATLHQARTICRRAERECIKLSREEDVSAELNKYLNRLSDALFVMARWVAKTQGEPEFLWQRESDAAAK
- a CDS encoding cysteine-rich CWC family protein: MGYQCWCGKIGITEAQMDWIAARYQDCLCPVCLQLVADGKLGPEPMRPMS
- the cobO gene encoding cob(I)yrinic acid a,c-diamide adenosyltransferase: MTQPDDHTARMQRLKASVDRRIEAAQEEKGLLIVHTGAGKGKTTAALGMALRVLGHGMKVAVVQFIKGAIDTAEERMLRSFGDRVTFLRMGEGYTWETQDRERDTRCAQEAWAKACELLTDASYAMVILDEFNIVLQHGYVDLDQVLPRVQARPPMQHVVITGRGAPPGLIEAADLVTEMKQVKHPFRKGIKAQAGVEF